Within Buteo buteo chromosome 10, bButBut1.hap1.1, whole genome shotgun sequence, the genomic segment CTAAGAAGCAGGCTGGATGGCATTTCTAGCTTGAAGATCTGTAGTTCAACCTAAGTAACTGTATCAGAGgtctttttcctgaaataactATGTAACTTAGGATCCAGTATGAGCTTTAGCTCACAGGAATCCCAGTCTTTCTGAACAAAAGGGTTGAAGTTTTAAGTGCCTTTGACTTTTAATAAAGATAGTTTAACCTCTCAGTtgtgtgcttttgaaaatgcttttcagcctttcttttttctgaaaattttgcatttgtattcATCTTCCATTATATTAaaaggtgattaaaaaaaattggtggATGGAAGAATTCCCTGGGAAAAACCAAGAAGAGCCCCATGTCACTGATGCATAAAGGAATACTGCCAACTAAAAGAGCCAGTCTTTGTTTTTTCGGCTGGAGTTTTTACAGGCATATTGCTTTTAGGctttggtgtttggggtttttttgtgttgttttatcTATCTGCTGCAGACAAGAGGTCTCAGACAGCCCTTGTGAAGGAAGACTATTGTAAACTGTGAAAtactctcttccttcctccGGAGATTCCACTGGCAAAGCAATTCTGATAAAGTTTCCTCCACTCAACTTCAGAGCTTCTGCCATGACGAGGATGAGCACTTACCAGTAGGAAGCTcataaaacaatttgaaaaagTGAATCTCCAGGAAAAGGTGTAGGATTTTCTGCCTCCTGGCTCCAGAGGGGATATAAACTGTTCCGGAGTGGTCTATAATTTTTCTGTATATACAATTATAACAGCTGATcaatgttttagaaaaaaaataaggctgcCCTATCAAAACTAATTATCATTAGTTTGTTTTAGGATAATGTTTACAGAACCGCTGTAAAATTAGGCCCTGCTGCATGATGTACTGTACAGGTGCATTAGAAGTACCAGCCTCTGTTAGGAGGGTTTACAATCTGAAGAACACAGACAGAGAAAGGTTGGCAGACAGGAAATGTTTTCACTCCCAATTTATAGATGAACAGCTGTGGCTAAAGAAATAACAGTCCTGATCTGATGCTACCTGGAAGTCTGGTTGTTCCAAGCAAGGCTGGCCCAAGCCTGGGCTTGCAGAATGAGTCTGTGACATAGCCAAGAGTTAACCTCAACTTTCCAGAGTTTCTTGAtagttttttttgtatttctagcTTTGCTAGGCCACACCTGCTAGGAAGCCTTCCTCTCCCTAGAAATATTCAGTATGTTGTTTTTCATCCTCACTCTATTCAATAACTGACTTTGACATGCTTTCTAGGACTTTGTTGCCATTTCTAGTAAACTCATATTTTGATAGTAATTGAGGGTGGTTTAGAATATACTCAGTATTCTAGCCTCTTTTCTGTGATGGATTGCTTGATGGGCAGAGATGTATTAAAGTATGGctacttgaaaaatatttttttgtgaaaaaattgGGAATTGATGCCAGCTGAGACCTTAGCTTGGAATCCAGGAGCTGctgatttttattctgtaagAACAGACTGAGGCTCTAAAATAAGAGCTCCAACATGCACTCTATAAACTATAACTATGCTTTACAGATATGAAGTGGATGCTACCCTGTGTCCTCCTATTGCTGACAACCCTTGTTGAGTCCTTTGCATGGCTAGTCTTGTTAAACCTCACCCATAATGGTGAATCTTTATGCCTGGAATACCAGTTTGGCAACTGGACTGTCTGGTGGAGCCTCCATAATAACTGCCTGAGTGGACATGGAACAAGGGATGGGGTGACGTGGCTCATCAGGGCGCAGGGGAATACCACTTTGTATCGACCAGGGTTGGGACTGCTGGGGATTGTGGAGTCTGTGACAAGCTTCTAGTGTCATGTCTTTGCACAGGGTTAAGAACTGAGCTAATGTATCTATTACTCGTGTTGTCCGTTCCTTACTTACAGCCCTCAACAGTACTTGTGAGACCTCCTGTAACAGAGGTGAGAAGGATACTTAAGTGAGAATATCCAGAACTACTTCTATACGTAGCGTGGCAAGTCACTTACCTTATCACTGAAGTGGCATACATGTGAAGGTATGCATGAGAAGAGTGGAGTGGTGCAGCCAGAAGACTGTTGTGCAAGGAATCAGTGATCCTCATGCCTCCTGCCTTCTCACGTATGCAGCTGCATTCTGAATAGCCTGTGACTGCTTACCAACCCACTATAGCGAAGTATCCATGATTACTCAGGCATGTGTCTCTGTACCATGGACACCATGTGACTGCTCTGTGCAGTAGTATAATTAGTGTATACACAATAAATGTGCATGAATTCAGTATGAGACTAGTGTATTGTCTTGTCCACCTGAAATATTATATGCACCTGTTCAAGAATTGTAACTCTATTGAGGTAGGGATATTGGAGCACATGGTCCAAGGGACTCTTCAAAGTTAAGTCTGCATTCCACGCTTGACTGCTACAAGTGACTGATGAATCTGTATTGTGAGCAAGACTCTAGAAGAATACTAGCCATTCTGGGCTGGCAAACCTTACCACAAATGAGAACTCTGCACAGCATGCTGTGATCCACAAGGAAGGGCTTGTCCAATGCTGCAGTTTCCATCTTTTACTCAAACTTAGTTATCCAGCTTTGAATGTCGGTGCCTTTCTGCACCTTGCTGCAAAACATTATGCTAGGTAAAAAGTTGGAATCTGCTTATTCATGCAACTAACTCAAGCTAACCATCTTGGTCCTTCCTCATATCCTGGAATTGTGTGTTTCTGTCAGTAAAACTATGTAATGCAGTACTTGGCAGTTTGTCAGCACAGCGTGTCTTTGTGGGAGGGTTTATCTGGCAAGGCGAAGTGTCAGGCTTAATGTGTGGGAGGGTCAGATCCCGGGATTTtccaagaaatttttttccacaagaaatTTCCCGTCTCGTGGAGGACAGGCCAGCTGAGAGAATAAAAGGCCGTACTAAAGGCAGAGGATTACACAGTCCAGACGCTTGGAGCTGAGCTTAATCTTCAAGTCTGTATTCAGCAACTTAGCAACAGAAATCAGTCACTGAGAAATATCGCAGAGGACTTTTGCCACCCAGCCACCACAACTACAACCTGTGAGTATAAATGGAGAGTGTTATTCTGTTTAATTGCTCAGCTAAAGGAAAACTGGACAGATAGAATTCTGTGTCAGTGTTCTTTAAAACCTGTTTACATTTAAATGCTATCTTGATATTAAGAACTgttataaaattaataatttcttaaaaataggaATCTTAAATCTTCAGAATAATTGTTTAAAAGTATGTAGAAAAGATTGCAtagacaatattttttattgaatTGTAAGAAGTCAGTATTTGTTCTCTACAAATGTGTTCCTTTGATCTCTCATAGCCATCCACTTAAAAGataaagagaagagaaaactgtCAAACATGATTTGCTTGTGGTTCCTATCTCTTCTTGCTTATGGTAAGTGTGTATTTCTCTGTGTAGAAAACTAGTTGAATGGTAATATTAGTGTGACTGTTCTGTTTGAGCTCAGaattaaatggaattttttaaCCTGACCTAATTAAGTTGAGGCTAGGTTCACATAGAGAAACTCTAGCTAGAATGGCATGTTTCCCTGCTTGCCTGTCAAATACATAATTGGCTCCTGTAGTTTGCTATGAAGTCTGCAAAGCCTTGTGTGATCAGACATAGTTTCACAGGCTGAAGTCCCTGCACTTGATGCTGACATGCCTGTTTTGAAGCTTGCCAGTTGattgtttataaaataattgCCACTACTTTTTAAGCAGTTTCAAATATTGGCAAGTTTGCAATATTTATAGAGCTTTACATATCCTCTCCtagagagaggagggaaaaagtCAGACACCAACTTTTTGACATCTTTTCATTCTAGGACTTACAATACTGCAGGGGGTGAATTGTTGGACATACCATTATTCAGATACAAACATGACCtacagggaagcagagctgtggTGCAAAAAGAGGTATACTAACATGGTTGCCATTCAGAATAAGGACGAAATCAACTATCTCAATAACTTCTTACCCTTCAATCCGGGTTATTACTGGATTGGaatcagaaaaattaatgagGTATGGACCTGGATTGGAACTAACAAAGAACTaacagaagaggcagaaaactGGGCTTCAGGTGAGCCAAATGGCAAAGGGAACAATGAGGACTGTGTTGAAATCTACATCAAAAGAGGGAAGGATGACGGCAAATGGAATGATGAacagtgtgaaaaaaagaaggtcGCCTTGTGCTACACAGGTATGGTGTGATAACGGCCGTTCTAGTGTGACCCTGTGGAGATGAGATGGTGGGTGGGATGAGTTGGTTAACGTAGTCTTACATATTAACTACCTGACCCTGTAAGCACTTGTACGCTTATCCTTACTTACAGGGCTAAGGTTGTTCTTGTTCTAAGAGCTGGATTGATCTCACTTACCTTTTAGCTCCCAGAATATTATACATCTTTTATGCGCAAATCACCAGACCTTCTCTATAATCAGTGGAGGGAAGCAGGTTTTTCCAGGTGATGACTTTCATTCCACTCTCAAGTGGGTGTCTCAGCTAGCTAAGAATTGCCCTTTTGGAGGCGTCTGCCTGCTGACTATAGACCACTGGATTAGATAGACACTTTGTGTAAGAGGTGGCTAAGGCTAGGCCAAAACACAAATGCAAGTGAAATATCAGCCAAATTAGAGCTGTGGTGAGTTAATGAAGAATGTACCTGTTGAGGATTTCTACCTACtccactgttgtggtttaactccaactggcaactaagcaccatgcagctgctcactcacctccctcactatgggatgggggagagaatcagaagggtaaaagtgagaaaactcgtgggctgaaagacagtttaataggtgaagaaaagctgtacgcgcaagcaaagcaaaacaaggaattcatcaCTACTTCtcatcggcaggcaggtgttcagccatctccaggaaagcagggctccatcgcgtgtaacggttacttgggaagacaagcACCATAACTCCAAGCATCCCCcgttccttcttcccccagctttatatactgagtaTGACATCATATaatctggaatatccctttggtcagttggggtcagctgtcccagctgtgtcccctcccagcttcttgtgcacccccagcctacttgctggtggggtggggtgagaagcagaaaaggccttgactctgtataagcactgctcagcagtaaataaaacatccctctgttatcaacactgttttcagctcaaatccaaaacatagcccatactagctactgtgaagaccattaactctatcccagccaaaaccagcacacccatGGCATAttgttccttttgcattttaaatattgctACTATCTACCTGAGAAAAAGTGGTCATGGAATTTCCAGTTTGTTTTGCTATATAAAGTGCTTGATTAGTGCCAGAAAGATAAACAAAGTGGTAGCCAGGTTTCATTAGTGGCAATTGATGATTCTTTTataatttgctgtattttttattttttttatttttttttttccccccagcttcTTGCAACCCATCTCTCTGCAGTGGCCGTGGAGAATGCATAGAGACTATTAACAATCATACTTGCCATTGTAACCCTGGATTCTATGGGCCTGAATGCGAGTTTGGTAAGATTACTCCATCCTGCTTTTCAACCAGGGCAATATTCATGCTAGCTAGTGTTCAGTTTGGCTTGTTGATTCACCTGCTCAGCCAATGAGACTGACTGTGTAcgtttttgtgtttctttgaagTTGAGAGTTGTGATCCACTAAAGAAACCTGATCATGGGAGCCTCCAGTGCAACCATCCATTGGAGAACTTCAGCTACAACTCATCCTGCACAGTTCAGTGTGAGGAAGGCTATGAACTGACTGCACTGGAATCTGTATACTGTACCTCTTCTGGGGACTGGTCTGCCCCCCTTGCAGCATGCAAAGGTGAGCTTCTCAAGCATGATAGGTGAGCTTTCTACGTTATACATAGCTCTGTAAAATTGAGTGCTGCTCTGTTAGTAGGTACAAATTGAAGTTCTGTCCCATTCCTTTGTAATGAATTATGTGGTAAAGGTGCTATATTATTGCAGCACACAGGTCTTTTTGCTCCTGAAGAGATTAAATGGGCAGGATGAACGTTCTGGCCCTGGTCTAGATTTCCTTGTAGGGAAAGACTTTTCCACCACTTAGTGGGGAACAAGGGATAGAGATGACCTAGCTTTGAGACTGCTCACAACAGGCCAGTTAGTCCTGACTGCAGGAATTATTTTTGAGGTGTTCAGCTTAGAATAAGCTACtgtttgaagcaaataaaagcatcaAACATCACCAAGCAGCAGTCAAAATGGGAAAATTTTGGATTGTAACTAGTTGCTGTCATGAGCTGCAGATGAATTTGCAGCCTTGCCTTAAAAGTCAGTCTTCCATTTTGAGACTTTCCACTCCtatctgctttctgaaatggcagCATAGTAGATCtcctttttaaagctgcttcCATTTAGGCAATATGTTGCTAagtttcaggaaagaaaaaaactttttatggTTTATTGCAAGCTAAGCTCTGTGCTGTTTCTTACACTTTTCAGCTGTGACCTGTCCTGCCTTAGAAATGCCTGCTCATGGTGCTGTGAACTGCTCCCATCCCTCTGTGGAGCTCACCTGGGGTACCACCTGTGAGTTCACCTGTGAGGAAGGATTTGCCCTGACAGGACCAGCCACACTGCAGTGTGGGTCTTCTGGGGCCTgggacaggcagcagccatCCTGTGCAGGTACCTTTCCTTATTCTGCTCACCTGAGCACTTGGGGCTGTCAGCATTGGTGTCTTGAATTCCTGAGGCATCTGTGCTGATTTCTGGAATGATCTGTGTGTTGCAGCTGTGAGATGTGAGGCTGTAACCTGGCCAGAAGAAGGCTTTGTGACCTGTGACCACGCTCCTGCAGATCTCGCCTATCGCTCGTGTTGTGATTTCCGCTGCAGCGAGGGCTACGTTCTGGACGGCCCATCCAGCATTGAGTGCACGGCACAGGGACAGTGGTCAGAGCCAGTGCCAAAATGCAAAGGTAGGATTTACTGGGTTGGAAATCATCCATTAAAGCTTAGAGTAGCTCGAATACTCTCAAGAGACTTCCTCATTCAACTGTAGTCAAGGAGTAACAGTCATCCCCAGCATGTTTATAGCACTTTTCATAAGCAGATCTCAAGACAGATATCATTTAGCCTGTTGTTTTAAAGAGGAAACAGCAGTGCACGGTGACAAGCAATACTCAGGAACTGTGTCCCCAACACATATGATAACAGACTTTTGAAGTGGAGTGTTCTGACAGGAGGTCTTTATTCCCTACATCCCAAATGGGAGCCAGTGTTTGTTTATGCAGTGCACTTGTGGAGTATAACCTGCAGCCAGTCTCATGATAGCTTGCATGCTTTAGGTGTATGTTTAGGGGTTCTGGCTGCACTGTGCAACATGCTGAAAGCCCTGTTTCCTGAGACACTGCTAGGTCTGAAGGGAAGTACCATGGCTTTGTAGGGGACAGCTCCAGGCAGGGCACTCCTCTTGTCAGCTCAAAAAAGAGTGTTTATCTTGACCTACTCCAAGCTAAGCTCTGTGCTGTTTCTTAATGCTTTTCAGCTGTGACCTGTCCTGCCTTAGAAATGCCTGCTCATGGTGCTGTGAACTGCTCCCATCCCTCTGTGGAGCTCACCTGGGGTACCACCTGTGAGTTCACCTGTGAGGAAGGATTTGCCCTGACAGGACCAGCCACACTGCAGTGTGGGTCTTCTGGGGCCTgggacaggcagcagccatCCTGTGCAGGTACCTTTCCTTATTCTGCTCACCTGAGCACTTGGGGCTGTCAGCATTGGTGTCTTGAATTCCTGAGGCATCTGTGCTGATTTCTGGAATGATCTGTGTGTTGCAGCTGTGAGATGTGAGGCTGTAACCTGGCCAGAAGAAGGCTTTGTGACCTGTGACCACGCTCCTGCAGATCTCGCCTATCGCTCGCGTTGTGATTTCCGCTGCAGCGAGGGCTACGTTCTGGACGGCCCATCCAGCATTGAGTGCACGGCACAGGGACAGTGGTCAGAGCCAGTGCCAAAATGCAAAGGTAGGATTTACTGGGTTGGCAAATACAGTTCTCTTGTCACTGGAGAACACACTGAAATCCATATTCCTACAGGGTCCTGGCTCCAAACTAAACTCTGTGCTGTCtcatgttttcagctgtgatttGCCCTGCCTTAGAAATGCTTGCTCACAGCTCTGTGAACTGCTCCCATCCCAAAGCtaaatgaatttgaaaaaacAGGGTACATGTACTAGTGCAAAAAGCAGGGCCAAAGACAGGGAAGTCCTTAATGACTCTTAaccatttctttctgtatttcagttgtaCAGTGTGAACCACTGAGCTCTCCTGAGAAAAGCTCTATGGATTGCTCACATGGTGCTGGGAACTTCACATACAACACAGCCTGCCACTTCAGCTGTCTAGAAGGATGGAGGCTCAATGGTTCTCATGTTCTTGAGTGCAATCATTCAGGAAACTGGAGTGCCAGTCTGCCCACATGTGAAGGTATTTTACCTGTGACTAGCCACAGAGGGTGGCCCTGGGTTTCTAGTCAAATGAGGTGTGGAAGGGTGGAAGATGTAACACCAACAGTGAGCTAGAACTTCTAGTGAAGTCCATGAATTAAAAAGCCCAACAAAAtctctcagtatttttttttgaaaatagaaGGGGGGAAAATTCCTAAAAGGTCTTGGtgaaaaatgttgatttcttatccaaaaccaaaagctgCAACCTGATCTcgggttgttttgtttgggttttaattaaaatatttctcatgtTGAGCTTTTTCCAtatcaataaagaaaaaaagcttttctggaGAAACAGAACCTTGTGGTGAAATCTGCATCCATAAGTCTGTTTCTCAGAGGAACAGTTTATAGATTTGTTAATTTGGTGTGATAGTTTCTTGGGTGAACTCCTCGGCCAAAAGACCTCACAGAGCTTTTCTGTCAAAGGCTGTAATTTTACAGGTCAGAAGTCTCAGTCTTGCCTTCCCATTCAAGGCATTAAGAGCTCTGTCACTGTCCTTAATAGGAATATCCTTGCCCTgcctgaaatgcttttgcttgaGGTTCTAAAAGCTCAACTCCACTTTATTTGCTTGAGCAGAACTTAGAACCTTGAATAATTTAATTGGTCTCAACAGGATTGCTCAAAGAGGAAGACAGTGAGAATTAAAATATGaactgaaacatgaaaaataaaagatgagcATAAAGTGTCATGTGAGGCTGGAAGTTAGACAGACCCTGGTATAGCTAGCTTGTTGCCTTGCCATTGCTTTGTCAATGGGTGGGATGATTTTTAGTATGCAGCTTTTTACCTTGTGTACAGAATGTGTCCTGTCTCAGCAAGAGAAAACTTAAGGGTTACAAGCTGCAATTCTGGTTCCTCTTGAAAAGCACAAGATAAAGGAAGAAGTAGAGAGGGCTTCAAAGACCACACATGACTCTTGATCTCACTGAAATTTTTTCATCCTCTCAGCTTCTGAACAAGTCAGCTATGTCTCTGTGGGCATAGCAGCCACAAGTGCCTCTCTGTTGTCCACGGCATCATTCCTCCTTTGGCTTGCAAGACGTTTCCGAAGAAAAGGTGAGCAATTGGAGTGGGTCCACTGGTTTTATTTACCTTCCTGAAAAATTTTcagtggagggaaaaaacaCCCCTCCAAACCCCAATaccttgctttttgaaaaaatgaaaattcccATActtaaagaaatttcaaaattattttcaagaagcCTGCATACATGCCATGTTTGGCTTTTGgaggaacattttaaaacaaaaaatagtaaaaaaattaatatttagaaaacaagaattagaagaaaaaagcaacattttatttattggtAATTACTACCAGAGAAAGTGAATGGGTATTTGAGATGGGGCTAATGACAACATAGTAATAACTGCCTGTGAGATTTATTGCTAGATAATGGCTTTTTATCAGATATTCAGAAATGAGAGGGGttttagtagaagaaaaattttgcaTGATGGGGCTTTCATCTTGAAATGCTAATatcttttcttattcttcttgcagcaaagaaatttACTCCTTCCAGGTAAGTtccatctcaaaaaaaaccccatgaaaaaCACTGCAATCACTTTGCTAAAATCCTTTTGATATAAACCAGTTGtcatgaaagtatttttcatttctgtttttttatagTAGCTGCCAAAGCCTAACCACTGAAGGTAGTTTCCAAAGTGCTGGCCAGAATGTCTAACTCTGGATGTTTCAGGTAAGCACATGAGATAGCTGCACTCAcaaattctcttccttttaatCACACAAGCAATCAGAGCTGTTAATTGCTATACAATTGCTGAAATAGCGATATGTGCTTTGGGGTACCTAATAGGCATCTTGGCATTGCATGCAAGTTCTTAACAAGACTGATGGATTTATTGCTTTAGAAATGGTTATTCAGCTTCTTACGGATGATTGTGCTTAGCATTCTGTCCAGCTGCATATAGTATTAGGAACACTTTTGTGCATTTTTGCTACCTGCTGCATACAAAGTTCCTCTGAAATGAGAGCAAATACAAATCTATGACAACTTTCCAATTTATAGAGGAATTTCGTTCTCTCTGCAGGAATTGAAGCCTTCTTTACTTACGTCTCAGAGA encodes:
- the SELE gene encoding E-selectin isoform X2 gives rise to the protein MICLWFLSLLAYGLTILQGVNCWTYHYSDTNMTYREAELWCKKRYTNMVAIQNKDEINYLNNFLPFNPGYYWIGIRKINEVWTWIGTNKELTEEAENWASGEPNGKGNNEDCVEIYIKRGKDDGKWNDEQCEKKKVALCYTASCNPSLCSGRGECIETINNHTCHCNPGFYGPECEFVESCDPLKKPDHGSLQCNHPLENFSYNSSCTVQCEEGYELTALESVYCTSSGDWSAPLAACKAVTCPALEMPAHGAVNCSHPSVELTWGTTCEFTCEEGFALTGPATLQCGSSGAWDRQQPSCAAVRCEAVTWPEEGFVTCDHAPADLAYRSCCDFRCSEGYVLDGPSSIECTAQGQWSEPVPKCKAVTCPALEMPAHGAVNCSHPSVELTWGTTCEFTCEEGFALTGPATLQCGSSGAWDRQQPSCAAVRCEAVTWPEEGFVTCDHAPADLAYRSRCDFRCSEGYVLDGPSSIECTAQGQWSEPVPKCKVVQCEPLSSPEKSSMDCSHGAGNFTYNTACHFSCLEGWRLNGSHVLECNHSGNWSASLPTCEASEQVSYVSVGIAATSASLLSTASFLLWLARRFRRKAKKFTPSSCQSLTTEGSFQSAGQNV
- the SELE gene encoding E-selectin isoform X1 — its product is MICLWFLSLLAYGLTILQGVNCWTYHYSDTNMTYREAELWCKKRYTNMVAIQNKDEINYLNNFLPFNPGYYWIGIRKINEVWTWIGTNKELTEEAENWASGEPNGKGNNEDCVEIYIKRGKDDGKWNDEQCEKKKVALCYTASCNPSLCSGRGECIETINNHTCHCNPGFYGPECEFVESCDPLKKPDHGSLQCNHPLENFSYNSSCTVQCEEGYELTALESVYCTSSGDWSAPLAACKAVTCPALEMPAHGAVNCSHPSVELTWGTTCEFTCEEGFALTGPATLQCGSSGAWDRQQPSCAAVRCEAVTWPEEGFVTCDHAPADLAYRSCCDFRCSEGYVLDGPSSIECTAQGQWSEPVPKCKAVTCPALEMPAHGAVNCSHPSVELTWGTTCEFTCEEGFALTGPATLQCGSSGAWDRQQPSCAAVRCEAVTWPEEGFVTCDHAPADLAYRSRCDFRCSEGYVLDGPSSIECTAQGQWSEPVPKCKVVQCEPLSSPEKSSMDCSHGAGNFTYNTACHFSCLEGWRLNGSHVLECNHSGNWSASLPTCEASEQVSYVSVGIAATSASLLSTASFLLWLARRFRRKAKKFTPSSSCQSLTTEGSFQSAGQNV